From a region of the Haematobia irritans isolate KBUSLIRL chromosome 4, ASM5000362v1, whole genome shotgun sequence genome:
- the Cpr78Ca gene encoding cuticular protein 78Ca isoform X1: MGIFYSENDLSTEVSLVMPIFAMWFIASSMGDTKPLDRNAYTIYYHNKAANKDGDYKYDFQTSNGITMKGAGNAHGSVGAIQYVSPEGLPITWTFVADSNGYHPEGDHIPMRPEYIDRALQYIRTHPAIDEKKSRSL, translated from the exons ATGGGAATATTCTACTCAGAAAATGACCTGTCCACAGAA GTTTCATTGGTGATGCCCATATTCGCGATGTGGTTTATTGCCTCCAGCATGGGCGACACAAAACCTCTGGATCGTAATGCCTACACCATCTACTACCACAATAAGGCGGCCAATAAAGATGGTGATTACAAATATGATTTTCAAACATCCAATGGAATTACAATGAAGGGAGCTGGTAATGCCCATGGATCTGTTGGTGCTATACAATATGTCTCACCAGAGGGTTTACCCATCACATGGACATTTGTAGCGGATAGCAATGGTTATCATCCTGAAGGTGACCATATACCAATGAGGCCAGAGTATATTGATAGAGCATTGCAATATATACGTACGCATCCTGCGATTGATGAGAAAAAATCTCGTAGCCTGTGA
- the Cpr78Ca gene encoding cuticular protein 78Ca isoform X2, with translation MSKKIIFQSFLKVSLVMPIFAMWFIASSMGDTKPLDRNAYTIYYHNKAANKDGDYKYDFQTSNGITMKGAGNAHGSVGAIQYVSPEGLPITWTFVADSNGYHPEGDHIPMRPEYIDRALQYIRTHPAIDEKKSRSL, from the coding sequence GTTTCATTGGTGATGCCCATATTCGCGATGTGGTTTATTGCCTCCAGCATGGGCGACACAAAACCTCTGGATCGTAATGCCTACACCATCTACTACCACAATAAGGCGGCCAATAAAGATGGTGATTACAAATATGATTTTCAAACATCCAATGGAATTACAATGAAGGGAGCTGGTAATGCCCATGGATCTGTTGGTGCTATACAATATGTCTCACCAGAGGGTTTACCCATCACATGGACATTTGTAGCGGATAGCAATGGTTATCATCCTGAAGGTGACCATATACCAATGAGGCCAGAGTATATTGATAGAGCATTGCAATATATACGTACGCATCCTGCGATTGATGAGAAAAAATCTCGTAGCCTGTGA